The following are from one region of the Phycisphaeraceae bacterium genome:
- the trpS gene encoding tryptophan--tRNA ligase has protein sequence MSSKSRILTGDTPTGQLHLGHWVGSLENRVALQDEFECFFLIANMHAFTTRADKPDEIRASTLEIVKDWLAAGIDPERSTFVLQTEVPGIAELTWFLAMLLPFNRVMRNPTLKTELETKGLGENYSFGFPMYSVGQCADILIFRPELVPVGEDQLAHMEPCREVARRFNQVYCGVDPQTDDEEYVSAGGLFPIPKAKVGRVARLIGTDGVNKMSKSLGNAIFLTDEFKQIKKKLGGLYTGRQTMDEPGDVNNALFQYVRAFVTDAERVAELERRYAAGDNIGDGHIKVEVAEAIDRLIGPMRERRKAYEGAAGDEKILSLLREHAAKANAAAEETLHLAKKAMRLDFGRRVISFG, from the coding sequence ATGAGTTCAAAATCACGAATTCTGACGGGTGATACGCCGACGGGGCAGTTGCATCTTGGGCACTGGGTGGGGAGCCTGGAGAACCGGGTTGCGCTGCAGGATGAGTTTGAGTGCTTTTTTCTGATTGCGAACATGCATGCGTTCACGACGCGCGCGGACAAGCCGGACGAGATTCGCGCTTCGACGCTGGAGATTGTGAAGGATTGGCTTGCGGCGGGGATTGATCCGGAGCGATCGACTTTTGTTTTGCAGACGGAGGTGCCGGGGATTGCGGAGTTGACGTGGTTTCTGGCGATGCTGCTGCCGTTCAATCGGGTGATGCGGAATCCGACGCTGAAGACTGAATTGGAGACGAAGGGACTGGGGGAGAATTACAGTTTCGGGTTTCCGATGTATTCGGTGGGGCAGTGTGCGGATATTTTGATCTTTCGGCCTGAACTGGTGCCGGTGGGCGAGGATCAGCTGGCGCACATGGAGCCTTGCCGTGAGGTGGCCAGGCGGTTCAATCAGGTGTACTGCGGGGTTGATCCGCAGACGGATGATGAGGAGTATGTGAGTGCGGGCGGGCTGTTTCCGATTCCGAAGGCGAAGGTGGGGCGTGTGGCGAGGCTGATCGGGACGGACGGCGTGAACAAGATGAGCAAGAGCCTGGGGAATGCGATCTTTTTGACTGATGAGTTCAAGCAGATCAAGAAGAAGCTGGGCGGGTTGTATACCGGGCGGCAGACGATGGATGAGCCGGGGGATGTGAACAACGCGCTGTTTCAATATGTGCGTGCGTTTGTTACGGATGCGGAGCGCGTAGCGGAACTCGAGCGGCGGTATGCGGCGGGCGACAACATCGGGGATGGGCATATCAAGGTCGAGGTTGCGGAGGCGATTGATCGGTTGATCGGGCCGATGCGCGAGCGGCGCAAGGCGTATGAGGGAGCGGCGGGGGATGAGAAGATTTTGTCGCTTTTGCGCGAGCACGCGGCGAAGGCGAACGCGGCTGCGGAAGAGACGTTGCACCTTGCGAAGAAGGCGATGCGGCTTGATTTCGGGCGGCGTGTGATCAGCTTCGGGTGA
- a CDS encoding sulfotransferase, whose protein sequence is MTAEPIILIGTHRSGTTWLGEVFSQHPRLAYAVEPRHIWTFGNSYTPDDLLTEQHATPRVVSHIKNAFADFVRDHGKDRLCEKTPSNCLRLRFIHAIYPNARILLVIRDGRSVLRSTDEILASGVPMSRIISRARQTPLREWPAYAGQTASTIYRKVTGQKLNYWGPRPPGWRDWLKTDPPDVVMAKQWAATISRALDDADFLTAQGQPVFKFRYEDLMQDPRRIVTEICAFAQLDKPQPVIDFAAHTADPARADKWRDELDDELLALVRPHMQPTLTRLGYAW, encoded by the coding sequence GTGACCGCCGAACCAATCATCCTCATCGGCACACACCGCTCCGGTACCACCTGGCTCGGCGAAGTCTTCTCCCAGCATCCTCGTCTCGCCTACGCCGTCGAGCCACGCCACATCTGGACCTTTGGCAACTCCTACACCCCCGACGATCTGCTCACCGAACAACACGCCACCCCGCGCGTCGTCAGCCACATCAAAAACGCGTTCGCAGACTTCGTCCGTGATCACGGCAAAGACCGACTCTGCGAAAAAACACCCTCCAACTGCCTTCGGCTCCGATTCATTCACGCAATCTATCCAAACGCCAGGATCCTCCTCGTCATCCGCGATGGCCGCAGCGTCCTCCGCTCCACCGACGAAATCCTCGCATCAGGCGTCCCCATGTCGCGCATCATCTCGCGCGCACGCCAGACTCCGCTCCGCGAGTGGCCCGCATACGCCGGCCAAACCGCAAGCACCATCTACCGCAAAGTCACCGGCCAGAAACTCAACTACTGGGGACCACGCCCGCCCGGTTGGCGCGATTGGCTCAAAACCGACCCCCCCGATGTCGTCATGGCAAAACAATGGGCCGCCACAATCTCCCGTGCACTCGACGACGCCGACTTTCTCACCGCCCAAGGCCAGCCCGTTTTCAAGTTCCGCTACGAAGATCTCATGCAAGACCCCCGCCGCATCGTCACCGAAATCTGCGCCTTCGCCCAGCTCGACAAGCCCCAGCCCGTCATCGACTTCGCCGCACACACCGCCGACCCCGCCCGCGCCGACAAATGGCGCGACGAACTCGACGACGAACTCCTCGCACTCGTACGTCCGCACATGCAACCAACCCTCACTCGCCTCGGATACGCTTGGTAA
- a CDS encoding sulfotransferase domain-containing protein translates to MTTSAPSPSATGPILVASHERSGTHLLMDLLRRQFPECRGRAGRFVNPHDSLYYSIDRLNANHHRPGSPAECDRVLRAIKRPCLKTHNTPGMERTAPQHRAYINALLAQSTWCYCYRDGRSVLCSLQRFRQGFDTTASESISAFIREDFGDGRSRARAWADHVRAWLATPNVVPIRFEDTVKKTREQIQQIAAALSMNPDFLEPLLPKPTKSRLEHWFSRLTGRDESTNISGRGNGLEPVKWNNAFTRQDRQFFHEQAGDMLIELGYETSDAWIGASESAARSAS, encoded by the coding sequence ATGACCACCTCCGCCCCATCTCCCTCCGCCACCGGGCCGATCCTCGTCGCCTCACACGAGCGCAGCGGCACACATCTCCTCATGGATCTTCTGCGCCGGCAATTCCCCGAATGCCGGGGCCGCGCCGGACGATTCGTCAACCCCCACGACTCGCTCTACTACTCCATCGACCGCCTCAATGCCAATCATCATCGCCCAGGTTCGCCCGCCGAGTGCGACCGAGTTCTCCGCGCCATCAAGCGCCCATGCCTCAAGACTCACAACACCCCAGGCATGGAACGCACCGCGCCCCAGCACCGTGCCTACATCAACGCACTTCTCGCACAATCCACCTGGTGCTACTGCTACCGCGACGGCCGCAGCGTCCTCTGCTCACTCCAGCGCTTCCGACAGGGATTCGACACCACCGCATCCGAATCCATCAGCGCATTTATTCGCGAAGACTTCGGCGACGGCCGCTCCCGCGCACGCGCATGGGCCGATCATGTCCGAGCATGGCTCGCTACCCCCAATGTCGTTCCCATTCGTTTCGAAGACACCGTCAAGAAAACCCGCGAGCAGATTCAACAAATCGCCGCTGCCCTCTCCATGAACCCCGACTTCCTCGAACCACTCCTCCCAAAACCAACCAAGTCACGCCTCGAACACTGGTTCAGCCGACTCACCGGACGCGACGAAAGCACCAACATCAGCGGCCGCGGCAACGGACTCGAACCCGTCAAATGGAACAATGCCTTCACACGCCAGGACCGCCAGTTCTTCCATGAACAGGCCGGAGACATGCTCATCGAACTCGGATACGAAACCTCCGACGCATGGATCGGCGCGTCGGAATCGGCTGCAAGGAGCGCATCGTGA
- a CDS encoding NAD+ synthase, with protein sequence MKIALVQVNPTVGDIAGNGRLIEGAIAAGRGMGADVVVVPELAVSGYPPKDLLLQRGFVAACAAEVKRIGERCTAGIAAVIGTPLPVEGDGDRAGGIANSVVVYRDGAMVDYYDKRLLPTYDVFDEDRYFAAGDRAVVVDIAGVKVGLAICEDLWRGEDAGFASRYRGAADPVEEAARAGAEVLVVPSASPYVLGKHDRHVAILRMHAMRHGLSVCSVNQVGGNDELIFDGRACVVDARGAVVAQAKAFDEDVLVVEVGGSVAEAASLPADLGPEGNVVEALTLGVRDYLRKTGFRKAVIGLSGGIDSAVTAAIAVKALGAENVLGVAMPSVYSSGHSVEDALELAARLGMRCEVAAIEGGHAALRAAVDPVFGAIGERKLGERLPDVADENLQSRVRGTMLMTVSNRTGAMVLTTGNKSELAVGYCTLYGDMNGGLAVLSDVPKTMVYRIARWMNERWRECGFGGEPIPQRSIDKPPSAELAPGQVDADSLPAYEVLDAIVEMHVEQRLNAAEIVERTGFGAELVERLVRLMDRNEYKRKQAATGLKVTGVAFGSGRRMPIARGWW encoded by the coding sequence ATGAAGATTGCGCTGGTGCAGGTCAATCCGACGGTGGGGGATATCGCGGGCAACGGGCGGTTGATCGAGGGGGCGATCGCGGCGGGGCGGGGGATGGGTGCGGATGTGGTGGTGGTGCCGGAGTTGGCGGTGAGCGGGTATCCGCCGAAGGATCTGCTGTTGCAGCGTGGGTTTGTGGCGGCTTGCGCAGCGGAGGTCAAGCGGATCGGCGAGAGATGTACGGCGGGGATTGCGGCGGTGATCGGAACGCCTTTGCCTGTGGAAGGCGATGGGGATCGGGCGGGGGGAATCGCCAACAGCGTGGTGGTGTATCGCGATGGGGCGATGGTGGACTACTACGACAAGCGGCTTTTGCCGACGTATGACGTGTTTGATGAGGATCGGTACTTTGCAGCGGGCGATCGGGCGGTGGTGGTGGACATTGCGGGCGTGAAGGTGGGGCTGGCGATCTGCGAGGATCTGTGGCGCGGCGAGGACGCGGGGTTTGCTTCGCGGTATCGCGGCGCGGCCGATCCGGTGGAGGAGGCGGCGCGCGCGGGGGCCGAGGTGCTGGTGGTGCCTTCGGCGAGCCCGTATGTGCTGGGCAAGCATGACCGGCATGTGGCGATTCTGCGCATGCACGCGATGCGGCATGGGTTGAGCGTGTGCTCGGTCAATCAGGTGGGGGGGAACGACGAGTTGATCTTTGATGGGCGCGCGTGCGTTGTGGATGCGCGGGGCGCGGTGGTGGCGCAGGCGAAGGCGTTTGATGAGGATGTGCTGGTGGTGGAGGTGGGCGGGTCGGTTGCGGAGGCGGCATCGCTGCCTGCGGACCTTGGGCCTGAGGGGAATGTGGTTGAGGCGCTGACGCTGGGGGTGCGCGATTACCTGCGCAAGACGGGATTCAGGAAGGCGGTGATCGGGCTTTCGGGCGGGATCGATTCGGCGGTGACGGCGGCGATTGCGGTGAAGGCGCTGGGGGCGGAGAACGTGCTGGGGGTGGCGATGCCGAGCGTGTATTCGTCGGGGCACTCGGTGGAGGATGCGTTGGAGTTGGCGGCGCGGCTGGGGATGCGGTGCGAGGTGGCGGCGATCGAAGGGGGGCATGCGGCGCTGCGGGCGGCGGTGGATCCGGTGTTTGGGGCGATTGGTGAGCGGAAGCTGGGCGAGCGGCTGCCGGATGTGGCGGATGAGAATCTGCAGTCGCGTGTGCGCGGGACGATGCTGATGACGGTGTCGAACCGGACGGGGGCGATGGTGCTGACGACGGGGAACAAGAGCGAACTGGCGGTGGGGTACTGCACGCTGTATGGGGATATGAACGGCGGGCTGGCGGTGCTGAGCGATGTGCCCAAGACGATGGTCTATCGGATCGCGCGGTGGATGAATGAGCGGTGGAGGGAGTGCGGGTTTGGGGGCGAGCCGATACCGCAGCGGTCGATCGACAAGCCTCCGAGCGCGGAGCTGGCGCCGGGGCAGGTGGATGCGGATTCGCTGCCGGCGTATGAGGTGCTTGATGCGATCGTGGAGATGCATGTGGAGCAGCGGCTGAATGCGGCGGAGATTGTGGAGAGGACGGGGTTTGGGGCGGAGTTGGTGGAGCGATTGGTGCGGCTGATGGATCGCAATGAGTACAAGAGGAAGCAGGCGGCGACGGGGCTGAAGGTGACGGGGGTGGCGTTTGGCTCGGGGCGGCGGATGCCGATTGCGCGCGGGTGGTGGTGA
- a CDS encoding DinB family protein, with protein MPNLYHALPRFAAFPRVLSSIIAGLDDADLRYTSNPNDWSILDILCHLLDEETRDFRPRLERTFTAKPWDPIDPQSWPALHHYADQAAPETLARFTVQREHSVTWLLSLTNPDWDATHSHPSLGPIRAGDLMGAWLDHDTLHLRQIAKRLHELAQRDAAPYITTYAGAW; from the coding sequence ATGCCAAACCTCTACCACGCCCTGCCCCGCTTCGCAGCATTCCCCCGCGTCCTCTCCTCCATCATCGCAGGCCTCGACGATGCCGATCTTCGCTACACCTCGAACCCCAACGACTGGTCCATCCTCGACATCCTCTGCCACCTGCTCGACGAAGAAACCCGCGACTTCCGCCCACGCCTCGAACGCACCTTCACCGCAAAACCCTGGGATCCCATCGATCCCCAATCATGGCCCGCGCTGCATCACTACGCCGATCAAGCCGCACCCGAAACCCTCGCCCGCTTCACCGTCCAGCGCGAACACTCCGTCACCTGGCTCCTCAGTCTCACCAACCCCGACTGGGACGCAACCCACTCCCACCCATCCCTAGGCCCCATCCGCGCCGGCGATCTCATGGGCGCATGGCTCGACCACGACACCCTCCACCTCCGCCAGATCGCAAAACGCCTCCACGAACTCGCTCAGCGCGACGCCGCCCCCTACATCACCACCTACGCCGGCGCCTGGTAA
- a CDS encoding glycosyltransferase family 4 protein, whose product MPHNSAAGSPAALFRSTNQHMNAHPSNQNNSRGTILIITQVYVPDPASVGQHMHDAAEELVHRGYRVLVFASARGYDDPTMKYDLRETRDGVEIRRMPLSSFGKKSIPLRVLAQLIFLVQCAARGLFTRNLQGILVSTSPPMASVAALIVRFFRRVPLVYWVMDLNPDQMVELGKLKPSSPIVKLFDTFNRYILRRAKAVVALDRFMADRLNKKLDINAKLDIMPPWPHDDALEVVPHETNPFRQEHHLGSGESGKFVVMYSGNHGFSTPVLTVLQAAVKMQHNDQLRFFFIGGGVGKKDVKDTIAQHKPTNITDLPYQPFDRIKYSLSAADVHLVSVGDDVVGVVHPCKVYGAMAVARPILLLGPDPCHVSDLIRDHRIGWTITHNDIDGAIKTIEEIIATPREELVAMGQRAKKVIDDQLSMKALRGRFCDVVERAIPGRRTQPSPQTSNS is encoded by the coding sequence ATGCCCCATAACAGCGCGGCCGGTTCGCCAGCCGCGCTGTTTCGTTCTACAAATCAACACATGAACGCTCACCCTTCCAACCAAAACAACTCACGCGGGACCATCCTCATCATCACCCAGGTCTACGTCCCCGATCCCGCAAGCGTCGGCCAGCACATGCACGACGCCGCCGAGGAACTCGTTCACCGCGGATATCGCGTCCTCGTCTTCGCCAGCGCACGCGGCTACGACGACCCCACGATGAAATACGACCTCCGCGAGACTCGTGACGGCGTCGAAATCCGACGCATGCCCCTCTCCAGCTTCGGAAAAAAATCAATCCCCCTCCGCGTCCTGGCTCAACTCATCTTCCTCGTCCAATGCGCCGCCCGAGGCCTCTTTACACGCAACCTTCAAGGTATTCTCGTCAGCACCTCACCCCCCATGGCCTCGGTCGCCGCTCTCATCGTCCGCTTCTTCCGCCGCGTACCGCTCGTCTACTGGGTCATGGATCTCAACCCCGACCAGATGGTCGAACTCGGCAAGCTCAAACCCTCAAGCCCAATCGTCAAACTCTTCGACACCTTCAACCGCTACATCCTCCGCCGCGCCAAAGCCGTCGTCGCGCTCGATCGCTTCATGGCCGACCGACTCAACAAAAAACTCGACATCAACGCCAAACTCGACATCATGCCCCCGTGGCCGCACGACGACGCCCTCGAAGTCGTCCCGCATGAAACCAACCCATTCCGCCAGGAGCACCATCTCGGCTCCGGAGAATCCGGCAAGTTCGTCGTCATGTACTCCGGAAACCACGGGTTCTCCACTCCAGTCCTCACCGTCCTTCAAGCCGCCGTCAAAATGCAGCATAATGACCAGCTCCGCTTCTTCTTCATCGGTGGCGGCGTCGGCAAAAAAGATGTCAAGGACACCATCGCACAACACAAACCAACCAACATCACCGACCTCCCATACCAACCCTTCGATCGCATCAAATACTCCCTCTCCGCCGCCGACGTTCACCTCGTCAGTGTCGGCGACGATGTTGTCGGCGTCGTCCACCCATGCAAGGTCTACGGCGCAATGGCCGTCGCACGACCAATCCTCCTCCTCGGGCCCGACCCATGCCACGTCTCCGACCTCATCCGCGATCACCGCATCGGCTGGACCATCACTCACAACGACATCGACGGCGCCATCAAGACTATCGAAGAAATCATCGCAACCCCGCGCGAAGAACTCGTCGCTATGGGTCAGCGCGCCAAGAAAGTCATCGACGATCAACTCAGCATGAAAGCCCTCCGAGGCCGATTCTGCGATGTTGTCGAACGCGCAATCCCCGGCCGCCGGACCCAGCCCTCTCCTCAAACAAGCAACTCATGA
- a CDS encoding polysaccharide deacetylase family protein, whose amino-acid sequence MTPQSSNLVHALSFDIEDWFHIVEVKAVENPDLWPDLHAKSSLVERYTDLILEICARHNTRATFFILGWVAERHPAMVARIAAAGHEIGTHSYWHRKVYELTPQTFREDMQRSIDVIEAASGTRIAGFRAPSFSITAGTEWAFDVIADLGLLYDASLFPAKRGHGGYACPQGPHHHAAPSGRRIPELPMSIAPVGYGPLKKRMCFSGGGYMRLLPLSLIEQGIAAEAAESRPTVIYLHPRDFAPDCPKVSMPPHRYFKCYVGTSTTARKLDALLERHRFDTCRTVLENHFGTLAPLIEEHAA is encoded by the coding sequence ATGACGCCACAATCGTCAAACCTCGTGCACGCTCTCTCCTTCGACATCGAAGATTGGTTTCACATCGTCGAAGTCAAAGCCGTCGAAAACCCCGACCTCTGGCCCGACCTCCACGCCAAATCATCCCTCGTCGAACGCTACACCGATCTCATCCTCGAAATCTGCGCACGCCACAACACCCGCGCCACCTTCTTCATCCTCGGCTGGGTGGCCGAGCGCCATCCCGCAATGGTCGCACGCATCGCCGCCGCCGGACACGAAATCGGAACACACTCCTACTGGCACCGCAAGGTCTACGAACTCACGCCACAAACCTTCCGCGAAGACATGCAGCGCTCCATCGATGTCATCGAAGCCGCCTCCGGCACTCGCATCGCCGGATTCCGCGCACCTTCCTTCAGCATCACCGCCGGCACCGAATGGGCCTTTGACGTCATTGCCGACCTCGGCCTCCTCTACGACGCCAGCCTCTTCCCCGCAAAACGAGGCCATGGCGGATACGCCTGCCCGCAAGGACCACACCACCACGCCGCACCCTCAGGCCGCAGAATCCCCGAACTCCCTATGTCCATCGCGCCCGTCGGCTACGGACCTCTCAAAAAACGAATGTGTTTCTCCGGCGGTGGATACATGCGACTCCTCCCACTCTCGCTCATCGAGCAAGGCATCGCAGCCGAGGCCGCCGAATCACGCCCAACCGTCATCTACCTCCACCCACGCGACTTCGCCCCCGATTGCCCCAAAGTCTCCATGCCGCCTCATCGCTACTTCAAGTGCTACGTCGGCACCTCCACCACCGCGCGCAAACTCGATGCACTTCTCGAACGCCATCGCTTTGACACCTGCCGCACCGTCCTCGAAAACCACTTCGGCACCCTCGCCCCGCTCATCGAGGAACACGCCGCGTGA
- a CDS encoding type II secretion system protein codes for MPLRRQHKHRSAFSIIELIVTIGIVMILIGLLLPAISQAREQAKRTHNLSSIRGAMMMLTQYTSDHQEYYPLGWTDVVNAAMYWHLPLQISGHIDSWQDLGIINRDQNRTLIAMTQTAILNQNTFVPGAGLHLHEQPLRSQQTSTIRYSSHKGILFQYYVEASGKIPATEWCCGRDAPVAPIAFADGSALLATYKQFDVQPLPALHLRVGTPVATTWHGLAGRDVLVP; via the coding sequence ATGCCTTTGCGCCGACAGCATAAGCATCGCAGCGCGTTTTCAATTATTGAACTCATCGTCACAATTGGCATCGTGATGATCCTGATCGGCCTCCTGCTCCCCGCCATCAGCCAGGCGCGCGAACAAGCAAAGCGAACGCACAACCTCTCCTCCATCCGCGGGGCCATGATGATGCTCACGCAATACACCTCAGATCATCAGGAGTATTACCCGCTCGGATGGACTGATGTCGTGAACGCAGCCATGTACTGGCATCTACCACTGCAGATCTCCGGGCACATCGATTCATGGCAGGACTTGGGCATCATCAACCGCGATCAGAATCGCACCCTGATCGCCATGACACAAACTGCGATCCTGAACCAGAACACATTTGTTCCCGGCGCGGGCCTTCACCTGCACGAGCAACCGCTTCGATCACAGCAGACCAGCACCATCCGGTATTCATCTCATAAGGGCATTCTGTTTCAATATTACGTCGAAGCCTCTGGCAAAATACCCGCCACTGAGTGGTGCTGTGGCCGTGACGCGCCAGTCGCGCCAATCGCCTTTGCCGACGGCAGCGCACTTCTCGCCACATACAAACAGTTCGATGTCCAGCCGCTTCCCGCCCTTCACCTGCGCGTTGGAACACCCGTCGCAACCACCTGGCACGGATTGGCCGGCCGGGATGTTCTCGTTCCGTGA
- a CDS encoding threonine/serine exporter family protein: MGVLRVVECYSRSVSHGAAEIGGSQDAVEQLLTEMPQALSTYGTPSHRLEEAMGLCAAKMGVQAEFFSMPTAVLCSIGSGEAMRTHIVRVMPGDVNLEKLDRVDDVLGKVFRRRVTAAEALAEVREIRAAPVRYAGWMTVVSCGIAAACAARFFGGAWVDAAAASAIGLIVGVFAMIASRRRQVSRVTDFASGFVAAALANLLTRVDGGLTPSVVTIASVIVLVPGLTLTVAINELATRNLVAGTSRLMGALMIFLSIGFGVGIGQALTAGLAAAGEADVPMPAWSQALAIAVVPFALTVLFRARPRDIVVIVPAAAIGYYVSRLGATWAGPEIGAFVGAIAVGLYANGYSRVSRRPTAITMVPGLMMLVPGSIGFRSVSSFLADDVLAGVETAFLMVMVATAIVTGLLLANVLLASKQSL, translated from the coding sequence ATGGGCGTGCTCCGGGTGGTGGAATGCTACAGTCGAAGCGTGAGCCATGGCGCGGCGGAGATCGGGGGATCGCAGGACGCTGTTGAGCAGTTGCTCACGGAGATGCCTCAGGCGCTGTCGACGTATGGGACGCCTTCGCATCGGCTTGAAGAGGCGATGGGGCTGTGCGCGGCGAAGATGGGGGTGCAGGCGGAGTTTTTCTCGATGCCGACGGCGGTGTTGTGTTCGATCGGGTCGGGGGAGGCGATGCGGACGCACATTGTGCGTGTGATGCCGGGCGATGTGAATCTTGAGAAACTTGATCGGGTGGATGATGTGCTGGGGAAGGTGTTTCGGCGGCGGGTGACGGCGGCGGAAGCGCTGGCGGAGGTGAGGGAGATTCGGGCTGCGCCGGTGCGGTATGCGGGGTGGATGACGGTGGTGTCGTGCGGGATTGCGGCGGCGTGTGCGGCGCGGTTCTTCGGCGGGGCGTGGGTGGATGCGGCAGCGGCGAGCGCGATCGGGTTGATCGTGGGCGTTTTTGCGATGATCGCGTCGCGGCGACGGCAGGTATCGCGGGTGACGGATTTTGCGTCGGGGTTTGTGGCGGCGGCGCTGGCGAACCTGCTGACACGGGTGGACGGGGGATTGACGCCAAGCGTGGTGACGATCGCGAGCGTGATTGTGCTGGTGCCGGGGTTGACGCTGACGGTGGCGATCAATGAACTGGCGACGCGGAACCTGGTGGCGGGGACATCGCGGCTGATGGGCGCGCTGATGATCTTTCTGTCGATCGGGTTTGGCGTGGGGATCGGGCAGGCGCTCACAGCGGGGCTGGCGGCGGCGGGGGAGGCGGATGTGCCGATGCCGGCGTGGTCGCAGGCGCTGGCGATTGCGGTGGTGCCGTTCGCGCTCACGGTGTTGTTTCGGGCGCGGCCTCGGGACATTGTGGTGATTGTGCCAGCGGCGGCGATCGGGTATTACGTGTCGCGGCTTGGGGCGACGTGGGCGGGGCCTGAGATCGGGGCGTTTGTGGGTGCGATTGCGGTGGGGCTGTATGCGAACGGATATTCGCGGGTGAGCCGGAGGCCTACGGCGATCACGATGGTTCCGGGGTTGATGATGCTGGTGCCGGGGTCGATCGGGTTTCGGAGCGTGTCGTCGTTTCTGGCGGACGATGTGCTGGCGGGGGTGGAGACGGCGTTTCTGATGGTGATGGTTGCGACGGCGATTGTGACGGGGCTTTTGCTGGCCAATGTGCTGCTGGCGTCGAAGCAGAGTTTGTAG
- a CDS encoding WcaF family extracellular polysaccharide biosynthesis acetyltransferase, whose translation MNPAVDISNKPSPHSTRNKLARLLWNLTQATIFRLIPRPLHSVRARILRLFGARVSLKARVCPRVRIWGPWNLTMGDYATLADDVDCYCVAPISIGAHTTISQYTYLCAATHDYQHKNFPLQPKPITIGPHCWIAADCFVGPGLTIGQGTVVGARSSVFTDLPPWKVCVGSPAKPVKDRIIKEG comes from the coding sequence GTGAACCCCGCCGTCGACATCTCAAACAAACCAAGCCCTCACTCAACTCGCAACAAACTCGCGCGACTCCTCTGGAACCTCACTCAAGCCACAATCTTCCGTCTCATCCCGCGCCCGCTCCACTCCGTCCGCGCACGCATCCTCCGCCTCTTCGGTGCGCGCGTCTCCCTTAAAGCCCGCGTCTGCCCGCGCGTCCGCATCTGGGGCCCATGGAACCTCACCATGGGCGACTACGCAACCCTCGCCGACGATGTCGATTGCTACTGCGTCGCACCAATCTCCATCGGCGCTCACACCACCATCAGCCAGTACACCTACCTCTGCGCCGCAACCCACGACTACCAACACAAAAACTTCCCCCTTCAGCCAAAACCAATCACCATCGGCCCGCACTGCTGGATCGCCGCCGACTGCTTCGTCGGCCCAGGGCTCACCATCGGCCAAGGCACCGTCGTCGGCGCACGCTCCAGCGTCTTTACCGACCTCCCGCCATGGAAGGTCTGCGTCGGCTCACCCGCCAAACCCGTCAAAGACCGCATCATCAAGGAGGGCTGA